One Setaria italica strain Yugu1 chromosome I, Setaria_italica_v2.0, whole genome shotgun sequence DNA window includes the following coding sequences:
- the LOC101761136 gene encoding protein INAPERTURATE POLLEN1 — protein sequence MPRPPPPGRGAPGARRPMRDFFAAWLATLRSPLLPLLRRALSSSTGSWDDPLSSAAAAVEAHFQAHWSALDAAARQDPARVVASGDWRSPLELPFLWLGDVHPSLLTSLLRTLSPSPRLLAAADRVDRRIRAAVPAVSDRLRRAQKAFVVAEVAGTADVEAFLEELKGVALAANRLRRGVLSELVAAAGGYQAALYLEALSRFVLSMHDPEVLRRFDQCRPSPGS from the coding sequence ATTTCTTCGCCGCCTGGCTGGCCACCCTCCGCTCGCCGCTCCTCCCGCTGCTCCGCCGCGCTCTCTCCTCCTCGACCGGCTCCTGGGACGACccgctctcctccgccgccgcggccgtcgaggCCCACTTCCAGGCGCACTGGTCcgcgctcgacgccgccgcgcgccaggACCCCGCGCGGGTCGTCGCCTCGGGGGACTGGCGCTCCCCGCTCGAGCTCCCCTTCCTGTGGCTCGGCGACGTCCACCCATCCCTCCTCACCTCGCTCCTCCGCACGctctcgccctcgccgcgcctcctcgccgccgccgaccgcgtcgaccgccggatccgcgccgccgtccccgccgtctCCGACCGCCTCCGCCGGGCCCAGAAGGCCTTCGTGGTCGCCGAGGTGGCCGGCACCGCTGACGTGGAGGCGTTCCTGGAGGAGCTCAAGGGCGTCGCGCTCGCGGCGAACCGCCTCCGTCGGGGCGTTCTTTcggagctcgtcgccgccgccgggggttACCAGGCGGCGCTCTACCTCGAGGCGCTATCGCGCTTCGTGCTATCCATGCACGACCCCGAGGTGCTCCGCCGCTTTGACCAGTGCCGCCCCTCGCCCGGTAGCTAG